In Hydractinia symbiolongicarpus strain clone_291-10 chromosome 4, HSymV2.1, whole genome shotgun sequence, the following proteins share a genomic window:
- the LOC130641726 gene encoding uncharacterized protein LOC130641726, with translation MSYIRKLAKLQEKEAQQRAAEKEKTSDETPSNSSREQSPQPTDFQQESSLGSLDYEAVTDATENVKSSGKKSYNRWSEKERFDIGKYVAIHGGAAAITKFQTKDRPLSESTARRFGNLYKKELKDSTREKRSVVTKFVPLKRGRPLFLGSLDEMVQRFLIALRNRGGVVSRTVATAAAKALISRNPQFELGHIKIDNSWAKSLFKRMGFKKRMKTTSKVEITEGAKKECELLFLHDIVSTIEQHSIPHQLVMNLDQTPLKFVPRMNHTMAKKGSSSVPIVGSSDKRCLTGTFIITLDGSFLPMQLIYGGKTNQSLPKFEFPESFSLSVNPKHYSNTQESIKVIKEIVLKHVEDQRKKLNNPKQAALLIFDVFRGQITEEVTELLKKNNIFLVLVPSNMTHIFQPLDLTVNNHCKQFMRNLFTEWYSKQIEKELSLNKKIEDINIQLKLTTIKPLHASWLLQFYNHITSADGREVVLNGWKASGIYDAVRMGSTSLESLDPFQDLSPLPESNSVITQPITDIINAPDLLKDSFINVRVENDDDKEEEYTRDEDDIDFSRNAFDIIIDDEEE, from the exons ATGTCTTACATCAGGAAGTTAGCTAAATTACAAGAGAAAGAAGCTCAACAAAGGGCCGCTGAAAAGGAAAAAACTTCAGACGAAACACCTTCAAACAGTTCTAGGGAACAAA GCCCACAACCAACTGACTTCCAGCAAGAATCATCCCTTGGTTCGTTAGACTACGAAGCTGTTACAGACGCGACTGAAAATGTTAAATCCAGTGGCAAAAAATCATACAACCGTTGgtcagaaaaagaaagatttgatATCGGAAAATATGTTGCGATTCATGGTGGTGCGGCTGCAATCACAAAGTTTCAAACCAAAGACAGGCCGTTAAGTGAGAGTACAGCTCGAAGATTTGGCAATCTTTACAAAAAAGAGCTGAAAGATTCAACCCGAGAAAAACGTAGCGTGGTAACCAAATTTGTTCCTTTGAAACGCGGTAGACCTCTGTTCCTTGGCAGTCTAGATGAGATGGTACAAAGATTTTTAATTGCACTGAGAAATCGAGGAGGTGTTGTTTCAAGAACAGTTGCAACCGCTGCAGCGAAAGCTCTAATATCACGAAACCCTCAATTTGAGTTGGGGCATATTAAAATTGATAACAGTTGGGCAAAAAGCCTCTTCAAGAGAATGGGTTTCAAGAAAAGAATGAAAACGACCTCCAAAGTTGAAATCACTGAAGGAGCCAAAAAGGAGTGCGAATTACTATTTCTTCACGATATTGTTTCGACCATCGAACAACACAGCATCCCTCACCAACTTGTTATGAATCTGGACCAGACACCTCTTAAGTTTGTTCCAAGAATGAATCACACCATGGCGAAAAAGGGTTCATCGTCCGTCCCTATCGTTGGATCTTCCGACAAAAGATGCCTTACTGGTACCTTTATTATTACGCTTGATGGTTCTTTTCTGCCAATGCAACTGATATATGGGGGGAAAACAAATCAAAGCCTCCCAAAGTTTGAATTCCCCGAATCGTTCTCACTAAGCGTTAATCCCAAACACTACAGCAATACACAAGAATccatcaaagtcatcaaagagATCGTTCTAAAGCACGTTGAAGACCAGAGGAAGAAGTTAAATAACCCAAAGCAAGCTGCTCTTCTAATATTCGATGTCTTTCGAGGACAAATTACTGAGGAAGTTACCGAATTGCTGAAGAAGAACAACATCTTCCTGGTTTTGGTTCCAAGTAACATGACACATATATTCCAGCCCTTGGATCTTACTGTGAATAATCATTGCAAGCAATTCATGAGAAATTTGTTCACTGAATGGTATTCAAAACAGATCGAGAAAGAGCTATCCCTTAACAAAAAGATCGAAGATATAAATATTCAATTAAAGCTGACCACCATCAAGCCTCTTCATGCAAGTTGGCTCCTCCAGTTTTATAACCATATCACTTCGGCAGATGGCCGTGAAGTCGTTTTGAATGGGTGGAAAGCATCTGGAATTTACGACGCAGTTCGCATGGGATCCACTTCACTTGAATCCCTTGACCCTTTTCAAGATCTATCACCGCTGCCAGAAAGCAATAGTGTAATTACTCAGCCCATAACCGACATAATCAATGCGCCAGATTTATTAAAGGATAGCTTCATCAACGTGCGAGTCGAAAATGACGATGACAAAGAAGAGGAGTACACGCGTGACGAGGATGACATAGACTTTAGTCGGAATGCATTTGACATTATCATAGACGATGAAGAAGAGTAG